One segment of Fimbriimonadia bacterium DNA contains the following:
- the tmk gene encoding dTMP kinase, which yields MHDLFITFEGPEGGGKSTQIERCSEWLASEGYSVVLTREPGGQHALGEGVRNLLLGGEPVVPIAEMFLFLADRAQHVAQVIVPALERGEIVLCDRHADSTTVYQGIARGLGRERAEELNRLATCGLEPDLTILLDIPPEVGLARLIDLDRLDREALEFHRTVREGFLALAAENPRYCVIDASQSLDEVAGRTREAIAALLSARGYNRVTPTQEGP from the coding sequence GTGCACGACCTCTTCATCACCTTCGAAGGGCCGGAAGGCGGGGGCAAGAGCACGCAGATCGAGAGGTGCTCGGAGTGGCTGGCGTCCGAAGGCTACTCGGTGGTGTTAACGCGTGAGCCTGGAGGCCAGCACGCACTCGGTGAGGGGGTGCGAAACCTCTTGCTCGGAGGAGAACCGGTCGTGCCGATTGCCGAGATGTTTCTGTTCCTGGCCGACCGCGCCCAACACGTTGCTCAGGTCATCGTCCCGGCACTCGAACGAGGTGAGATCGTGCTGTGCGACCGGCACGCGGACTCGACGACGGTGTATCAAGGCATCGCCAGAGGATTGGGCCGGGAGCGGGCCGAGGAGCTGAACCGATTGGCGACCTGTGGATTGGAACCAGACCTGACCATTCTGCTCGACATCCCACCGGAAGTGGGACTCGCCCGCCTGATCGACTTAGACAGGCTAGACCGTGAGGCACTCGAGTTTCACCGAACGGTTCGAGAGGGCTTCCTCGCCCTCGCGGCGGAGAACCCACGCTATTGCGTGATAGATGCATCTCAGTCGCTGGACGAAGTCGCCGGCCGCACGCGTGAAGCGATCGCTGCACTGCTCTCGGCACGCGGCTATAATAGGGTCACCCCAACCCAGGAGGGCCCATGA